In the genome of Delphinus delphis chromosome 15, mDelDel1.2, whole genome shotgun sequence, one region contains:
- the DSN1 gene encoding kinetochore-associated protein DSN1 homolog isoform X2 has translation MTSRSETVEELCRSISVNIAESKRLGCLLLSSFQFSVQKLEPFLRGTEGFSLENFRAKASSLSEELKHFADRLESDGTLQKCFEDSEGRAPDLSLETSVAEMKEYITKFSLERQSWDQLLLRYQEEAEEIISRGSTETKNTEVEVEPTAYLGSSQSEVLNTKPDYQKILQSQNKVFDCMELVMDELQGSMKQLHAFMEESTQCLQKVSLQLGKRSTQQLDPSPARKLLKLQLRKQPSTRCSKSCQ, from the exons ATGACTTCTAGATCAGAGACTGTAGAAG AGCTCTGCAGATCCATCAGTGTCAACATAGCAGAAAGCAAACGGCTGGGCTGTCTCCTGCTTTCCAGTTTCCAG TTCTCTGTTCAGAAACTTGAACCTTTCCTAAGGGGCACTGAGGGCTTCAGTCTTGAAAATTTTAGAGCCAAAG CATCTTCTCTTTCTGAAGAATTGAAACATTTTGCAGACAGACTGGAAAGTGATGGAACTCTACAAAAATGTTTTGAAGATTCAGAAGG AAGAGCACCAGATTTGTCTCTGGAAACATCAGTGGCTGAGATGAAGGAATATATAACAAA GTTTTCTTTAGAACGTCAGAGTTGGGATCAGCTCTTGCTGCGCTACCAGGAGGAGGCTGAAGAGATCATATCCAG aGGATCAACTGAAACCAAAAATACTGAAGTTGAAGTGGAACCTACAGCATATCTTGGGTCTTCCCAGAGTGAAGTCCTTAATACAAAGCCTGACTACCAGAAAATATTACAGAGCCAGAATAAAGTCTTTGATTGTATGGAGTTGGTG ATGGACGAACTGCAAGGATCCATGAAGCAGCTGCACGCCTTTATGGAGGAAAGTACCCAGTGCCTCCAGAAGGTGTCACTACAGCTCG GGAAGAGAAGCACGCAACAATTAGATCCTTCACCAGCTCGAAAACTGCTCAAGCTTCAGCTGCGGAAGCAACCTAGCACACGTTGCTCTAAATCTTGTCAGTGA
- the DSN1 gene encoding kinetochore-associated protein DSN1 homolog isoform X1, whose translation MTSRSETVEVLEEEPVASKTHDHQLESDPNPAEACGNSSTSLEMTEGVSKKQIHLGSSPKKGESCDPSHQEGLQSRSLYLSPKEQCARHQDRRQSWRRASMKETNRRKSLPPFHQGITELCRSISVNIAESKRLGCLLLSSFQFSVQKLEPFLRGTEGFSLENFRAKASSLSEELKHFADRLESDGTLQKCFEDSEGRAPDLSLETSVAEMKEYITKFSLERQSWDQLLLRYQEEAEEIISRGSTETKNTEVEVEPTAYLGSSQSEVLNTKPDYQKILQSQNKVFDCMELVMDELQGSMKQLHAFMEESTQCLQKVSLQLGKRSTQQLDPSPARKLLKLQLRKQPSTRCSKSCQ comes from the exons ATGACTTCTAGATCAGAGACTGTAGAAG TGCTAGAAGAGGAACCAGTGGCATCTAAGACTCATGATCATCAATTGGAATCAGATCCCAACCCTGCGGAAGCGTGTGGTAATTCGTCCACCTCCCTGGAGATGACTGAAGGCGtttcaaagaaacagattcacctTGGCTCTAGCCCTAAAAAGGGGGAAAGTTGTGATCCCAGCCACCAGGAAGGACTTCAATCCAGGTCCCTTTATTTGTCCCCCAAAGAACAGTGTGCCCGTCATCAAGACAGGAGGCAATCCTGGCGGCGAGCAAGTATGAAAGAAACGAACCGGCGGAAGTCACTGCCTCCCTTTCATCAGGGCATCACAG AGCTCTGCAGATCCATCAGTGTCAACATAGCAGAAAGCAAACGGCTGGGCTGTCTCCTGCTTTCCAGTTTCCAG TTCTCTGTTCAGAAACTTGAACCTTTCCTAAGGGGCACTGAGGGCTTCAGTCTTGAAAATTTTAGAGCCAAAG CATCTTCTCTTTCTGAAGAATTGAAACATTTTGCAGACAGACTGGAAAGTGATGGAACTCTACAAAAATGTTTTGAAGATTCAGAAGG AAGAGCACCAGATTTGTCTCTGGAAACATCAGTGGCTGAGATGAAGGAATATATAACAAA GTTTTCTTTAGAACGTCAGAGTTGGGATCAGCTCTTGCTGCGCTACCAGGAGGAGGCTGAAGAGATCATATCCAG aGGATCAACTGAAACCAAAAATACTGAAGTTGAAGTGGAACCTACAGCATATCTTGGGTCTTCCCAGAGTGAAGTCCTTAATACAAAGCCTGACTACCAGAAAATATTACAGAGCCAGAATAAAGTCTTTGATTGTATGGAGTTGGTG ATGGACGAACTGCAAGGATCCATGAAGCAGCTGCACGCCTTTATGGAGGAAAGTACCCAGTGCCTCCAGAAGGTGTCACTACAGCTCG GGAAGAGAAGCACGCAACAATTAGATCCTTCACCAGCTCGAAAACTGCTCAAGCTTCAGCTGCGGAAGCAACCTAGCACACGTTGCTCTAAATCTTGTCAGTGA